In the Coffea eugenioides isolate CCC68of unplaced genomic scaffold, Ceug_1.0 ScVebR1_23;HRSCAF=104, whole genome shotgun sequence genome, tacggaaatcaattttttttaaatttttttttttttgaattttggaaaCTAAAGCTACGTTGataagaaaaattttctttgttctttgttcttttttttttttttttgaatccttacctttcccgcgaacgtgacgcgggcacgtcatgagggcaagagagctctCAGAAGTTTCAGAatttctgatcgtgagcttcctgcacgtccccacgcgggcacgtcaagagggcaggagagctcccagaagtttctgatcgtgagcttcatgcacgtcaccacgcgggcgcgtcatgactgaagggcacctacaaatcagcaaaaacgaaaattaacacccaaaatcagtcaaattcaaggaaaacatatttaaactaacacaagaaatcaaaacaaacaattaaaagcaacaattgggttgcctcccaatgagcgcctttctttaatgtctttggctagacgttgccatgttttgttcatggaggataaaatcttgtggctcgcttcaatgcttcatcttcaacgtgatcctggtaaccctcatagatggagtaattCTTGGGCACACgagttacgggcttccatggactagtaaatggcgctaaacaagtcaacaatgatctgcattctccactcactcctccatcacacgcattcattggttcaagatattttgccatctccactcttaacttattcctgtcatgaaattttaaattttctggtataataaaatcaatttcagtaacaggagttgaagaataggagccaggaaaatattgattaaggagtggagaagatgtcaccgcatttggagattgttcactggatccattcacttgaacgagttgatcttggagtctcatttcttgcacttcagcttccttttcaactgcatctttaaatccgttttcttgaaactcatgcagttccatgtcatttggccggACAATttcactctcatcttcctcaagattgatattggtttgtgagggcaattcttcaaggtgagCCTCTAATCGCTCTATCCTGGCTGTCAATTGACGCAGTTGATCCGCCAGGTCGCGACAGCTCGCTTGTGTCTTCTGATGATATCGATttaggctcgcttgtgtctcctgatgaaatcgatttgaattagcaattagtaaacctatcatttcttcaagagacatacctgacacggaggatgattgctgagactcttgctgttgaaaatccattggccccgtcgcataatcaaaattggaattatcccaccattcttgatcatacccgtttgaataagggtcatactgcgtttgatattggggtggaaaatctccaaaagtatcaagtggagaacttagattatcttgaaatacggggcatgtgtcagttgaataacctgagtcaaaataagtcccacaatttgcaacagcccattgatcattaggaaaaacatgagtctcataaccccattcttgaacaaagtccagtctatcatcaaaatatggaatgttagcagccataaaaaaaaatgaaaacaaaataaactcaaaaagaaacaaattaatctggcaccagtccccggcaacggcgccaaaaattgacaggttgtcagcctgtgcaataataaaaacctgctcaaactaaaaataatttctgtagatagtggtaagcagggtcgaatccacagggactgggagtaattgtttcttttcaaattcacagtgacaaaggggggtgtttttgtgtaGAAGGTGACACTCAAAGAaatccaaataaaatctaagaaactactaaaaagtaaataacaaaatattaaaatcaaacaagtgataattaaggatctagccaagaaataacttcagcaatggttcacctaattgatcatcgataagcaaaggcaattccaattatttatcaataaataggttataactaccaaacaagcgatggcagtcaacccctccttactgtgtcggtgatcaaggtacgcccgttaatcactgctctaattgagaaataatcctaggtacgcccgtagaatttaattccccaattgccttacgtattagaggagccctattctaaccaaataacgcactaccagggttattttagattagcccgcgtattcccctgacacaaacctaatcatgccagttgtcactattttagagcaattaaacaattacggatttaatgccctaattgacaatagattacccaatcaactaattatctggatccaagacaatcaattaattaaacaaccataagcactgcaaccagggaatatgcgaataccaatgaataaaaagaaaagataaaattaaatcgatctcataaGTTTAGGcgacccaaagcatccgttgtcccttgactagacaAAGGGATTTAGTTCATGTTTGCAGAACAAAGCCCAAACAGAATTGCAGAGGGAGACGCAGCCATCAATTGGGCAAATGCCCAAGTTCAATTCGTTTGAAGGAGTAAGCTAAGCTATCCTGCCATGCGTAAGGAAAGTAAAAAGCAAAGCTCCAGGAAAAGTCAACAATAAAGCTCCTAAGCTACAGACGAAAGACTAAGCAAAGCCAGCCATCCTTTCCTCTCTGAAGCATTCTACTCTAATGCCTCGCCATTGTGCGGCGGCTCTCCTCCGAGAGGAGGAAAATTCGAGAGACCAAGAAGACTTCGGCCTCCCCCTTTTAATGCTGTCTGCGGGCCAATTACCAAGAAGGGTTGTGGTTTGATATTCCAAAAATGTCCCTAGATgcctgctacttgaactctttcttgataactgtcaaattggccttgattgtgatatttttgttctactccctgaaataaatgcaaattacgaaaagtgagtagaatctaataattaattcacattgggttaagtaatagggaaaattaataataaaattaactatcaaattgcaacctatcagcCAAAATCTCTTGGAATAATCCCTGAAAAAGAGTTCAATTCAAGGCCAAGTTGAATTAGGTTGACAAAGTTTCCAAATCCTTGTGGAATGGTTCCTGACAGTTGGTTTCCTCCCACGAGCAATTCAGTGAGTTGATTTGAGAGATTGGCCATGATTTTAGGTACATTACCTCCAAGTTTATTGGCACTCAAGGAAAGAATTCTTAGATTACTGCAGTTGGTCAGTGATGCAATAAAATCCAAATCTCCTGTAGAATTATTGCCGAAGAAATTAGCACCAAGATTTAATAATTTAAGTTGTGTCAGATCTCCTaaattagttggaatttggccTGCGAACTTATTATAGGGAAGATCAAGTATCTCAAGCCCAGAAGCATTAGTGATTGAAGATGCAAAGTTTCCATAGAAGTTGTTTCCCCCAACACCTAATGCTTCCAGATTTGGTAGGGTGAGACCTATGTTGGTTGGGAGATTGCCATGAAAGGAATTGGCGGCCACTGAAATGACAGTAATGGCTGAACTATTAAAGGTGGAGGCAGGGATTATACCGGATAGTTTATTTTCTGCAGCTGAAAATATAGATAACCTTTTTAAGAGCCCCATTTCAATGGGCAAATTTCCCTCCAGATTGTTAAAGGCAAGACTGAGTGTAGTCAGCGATGATAAGTTCCCAATGGAGGAGGGAATCTCTCCTGTCAAATTGTTTGCGTGAAGATAaaaattttcaagcttcttCAAATAGCTCAGCTGATCAATTGGAATCTTCCCTTCTAGCTTGTTACTGGTTAGGTCAATAGCTATCATATCTGCGCAGTAGTTCAATTTTGCTGGGATTTTTCCACTGATTGCGTTACTTGAGAGGTTCAAGGCTCTTAGCCTGAAGAGGCGACCGAATTCTTGGGGAATCTCACCATGGAATTGATTCTCCGCAAGTTGGATGAACCTCATGAAGCTTTGATTTCCGACATGAGGAGATATGGTTCCAGACAACTGCTTATGCCTTAGAATCAAGGCTATGACCCTCTGATGTCGGGCACTGCATGTGACTCCTTCCCAGTGACAATGGTGTTGTGAATGGTTCCAGGAATTCAGGACTCCAAACGGATCATCGTATATCTGATTCTTGAATTCAAGCAGAGCAAGGCGATCGgtctcattttgaaatttgttCAGAAGCTGAAACATGGCTTACTGAAAAGTTCATGGCAACTGAGAGTAGGAGAAAAATGCTCGCTAATGTTGATGAGCGAAATCCCCACATGGTATTGGGAACTTCCATGAGCTGTTGGATGCGAAGATGGATTAATTTGCAacaaattgatgattgaatgataAAAGTTTCTGCGGAATGGGAACAATAATGTTTGAGCTGTTATAGATTCTTGTAGTTGTGCTTATATTAGCCCAAACAACTGGAACGAAATAATTTCTTGGTATATTTTTGAGTAAAATGAGCTAAACTTCGTTGTGAGAACTTACATTCAGAAATGGTCAGCGAGCTTCCACCAACTTACAATTTAGTAACCTAATAAAACAAACACGCAAGATGATTATTGGTCCTTTACGTATCAACGTCTATCAGTTTGGAAAATGGCCCTGACAGAGACTTTATAGAAATCAGATCACAAAGCTAATGCGCTTCTATTTCTAAATTCTGGTATGCATTTTTCAGTCAATCTGCCTAGGGGAGTCAGTTGCTCTGCTCTAAGTCTACACAAACATACAAAACTGAGCACAAATAATTTATCTGAGGTTGGAAAAAATGTATTCTTTTTTCTTGACCTAAACAATAAAAGTATTCTCTTCGTCTtacttagttatatttttattcctttttcctCATCTTCTAATTGACAACCAACCTAATGTCTTCTCTCAACTTACACTTCTTTGTGTGTTTTACGACATGTCAACCACAATTTTTGCGATAACTAGTCAGCGGCGGATTTGCATGGAGCACCCAATTCCATTAGCACAGCCTtcaattttagtaattttttcgcTTTGCCCCCCAATAAATTTTCCTCAAAAGTGAATGCACTGCTCCAAAATCAAATGACTAGGTTTGCAATTTGGCGGAATTGGAACACTAAACAATTCAAAATCAAATGCTTTTTACTCTAATCATTTGGTTtcctttaaagtcatttttattTACTACTCATTAATTAAATACTTTCTTTGGACTTTttccaataaaataaatatagaaTTAAGTAATCGTTTGTGCaatgaaaaataaagagaaagTAATATTTTCCAGTACAGCATACTTAACAATATCACTGGCAAACGAGCAGTTTAAAAATGTTTAGCATgctttttaaaagaaaatgattattttattAGTAAGTTTTAGCATGTCATTTTGGGTTATATTAATCATGATATGCATGTATTACATTTACTTGTTATACAAATGCTATTGTTATGgctttcagaaaaaaaaaaaagaagaagaaatttaatattaattttgtttCCACTAGAAATTATTTCTGGCTCTGCGCTGTGACCAGTGTAAAGGTTTGCATTAGCATGTTCGTATCTCAGAAAACTTTTTCTATGAGAAACATTATTTCCAAAAGCTAAAGAGGAAAATTAATAGAATGGAAAAATCGTCCAACAGGTCAAATTTGCTTCAAAGTTTTATGCATGACTaagtttctttcttattttgcttCAGTGTTTTATGCATGATTAagtttctttcttatttattCTTAGGTAAGTTATACTTTATCATCTTGTGTATCAGAGCCTTTCCACATAATCCCTTCGTGATTAAACTAAAGTGTCAAGCGATAGGAGATAACGTTCAAACTATAGAATCTCACCTCAAACAAAGACCCTAGGAAGTAATTGGACCTACCATTGTTTTTGGTATAAAAGTTCCTATAAAATTGGGAAATGCCTATAATGGATTAACTGAAATATCAAGATAACCGTCGTTTCAAATGTAAAATGACTGGAATGgcaaaaatatatacaaatgTAGTATGCATTACACTTTACCATTTTTTCAGATAACCCTCTTACGATTTTCTAATCTATGTATAACCCTCATCatgtggttaataaataatttctaTCTTGACATTGGAATAATTCTAATATTTTAATCAACTTTGCCACAAAGGAAAAATGCGAGGAAACCACATTTCTAATCAACTCTTAAAACCATAGGAGAGCTAAGTGATAGCTCAATCCCACACCGTGAAGTTAAGATAGGAGTGGGTACAGGTCAGTGATAGGTcccaattttatcatttattttataattaattttccctattacctgatCCGGTGTGGATTAATTGTCaaattctactcacttttgaaaatttgtacTCATTACAGGGAGTAGAACACAAATACCGTAAAAGGGTGCCAAATTGATGGTTATCAAGGAAGAGTATTGACAGCAATCAACAAAAGGGAGAATAATTCGACCATGCTTCATTACTCTAGGGGCACTTTTGAAATATgaaaacttttttctttttgataatTGCCGAAGAGAGCGAAAATGGACAAGACAGGagtcttccttttctcttgaagGACGCCGCATCGTACAAAGAGCAAGCAATTAGATAGGAAAGAGGATAGCAGACAACAGGCACTACTTTAGTTTAGCTTTTgactttcctttttgttttcttgtggTTTTCCTCTTTCGACTGTCAAGACCAAGAAAAGCAATTGATCACTCTTTGTAGTTTAGCTTTTCCTTTCACGATTCGAACGAATTGAGTTCTCTAAATCGGAGACCATGACCGCAATTACTTCTGAATTTTCACGTGAATTTTTCTCATcagggatgaactaaatccTTTCTtttagtcaaggaacaacggaggttttggttcatctaaaatttgtgagatcgaattaattttatttatttctcttatttactggtatttgcatattctctaTTTATAATGTTTATGGttgttttgttaattaaatATCTTGGGCTTGGACGTTGAATTAATTTAGCAACCTGATGTCAATTAGagcgttaaatccgtaattgtttaattgctctaaaatagtgataactggtatgattgggtttgtgtcaggggaatacgcgggctaatataaaataaccctggtagtgcgttatttggttagaatagggtttctctaatacgtaaggcaattgggaaattaaatcttacgggcgtacataggattatttctcaattagagcagtggtTAACGgacgtaccttaatcaccgacacagtaaggaggggttgactgtcatcacttgtttgacagttataatctatttattagtaaataattggaattgtctTTGCATCGATGGtaaattaggtgaaccattgctgaagttatttcttgactagtTATTTTTTGACTAGATCTTTAGTTATTATTATTctgattttagtgaattgtcatttaatttttagttagtTATTTGTTTTTAGTTAAACTGCTTTAATTGTCATCTTTCATACAATAACATCCACCGTGCTACTTTGGatttcaaaagagacaaatatccccaatcTCTGAGGATACGAGCCTACTTGCTCTGTTTACAAATcaataattatttgtgaataaGCCATCCCATTCGGGTATATCAGATTAAGCAAattcttcgggaacagggtgaataaagtaatccattgcacacctaaagtccctgctccagtattTAGAATCGGGTTTTGGTTACTTTAATTGGCAactaggtttatttttattattgcacaggtatCGACAACCTGTCAGTCGGGTACCCGCGCCTAACATGATTTGGCTGACCCGATCCTAATATATCGGATCAACCATTTTGTGACCCTAACCCGCTCCTAATGTTTTCGGGTACCCGAAAAAAATGGGCGGGTCATAGGGTATCCGCCCCTAAAAAAAccattttccaataaaaaaattgctttccacttaatatcaacatgtttttcaataaaaaaaaaaatctgctttCCAATTAATTTTGGTAGAGATATCGTAATCAAAATCCATACATCACAATTCTCACACATTTCATTCAATAATCAAACCGATCTCATAAATTTAGTACATATTAGAATTATAATATCTAATAGACAAAACgaaatttcatgataattttgaGTACATCACTATTCTCACGCATTTCATCCTTCTACAACATAACAAACACAAGGATAATAAGTATTTGGCAACTTTCCCAACTTCTTTAAGGATGTTATGGTGCAAGATTGCATCCCAAATGAGTCAACTGTGGAATAATTTTTGGAGAAagtataactaaaataatcttgaaaaattttccccaactttctTACATCTTTGGAATAGATCTTATGACATTAAaggtgatgaaaaagaaaaataaatttcttgcactaaaataaaggagacaaatttaagaaacataattgcaataaaataaataaataaatgaaagacacAAATGTTTTAAATATCTAGCTAACAGAAAATCGGAGCTCCAAACACAAATCTTTGAttgaattgatgaaaaatttgTAGGAAAGATCGATGGAGAtagaataaaaatgaaaaaggatgAAAGGGATGAATAATTTTTATGATAGAGTTTTACAAaattttcttagttttgttcATTTGGTTCAGGCTTCACTAAGAATATTTGCTTTTTTTAGATAAGATGAGGAGAGGCGGATCATATAGGATTAGAATATGAGGTTGTAAGCCACTTCACTTACACTTaggattaaaaattataaaattataaaatgagccctaattttttaatatttatataatataccctATGGGTCGGGTACCCGTGGGTTTTAATTTTCCTGATCTAAATCCGTATCCATTTTTTATAGGTACCCGAACCGCATCTACCCGGCAAAGAAAAATCTGATCGGATATCCTATTTTTTGGATCGAATCGgatcgggttcatcgggttttCGGATCGACGGGTTTTTTTGCCCGCCCTAAGTTAAGACATGTCAGACTAGAATATAAATAGGAATTTAAGAGTTCAAATTAAAATTGAGACATTCATTTTGTCCTCATGAGGACGGAACTTAAATAATTAGATTTGACTGCTAACGCTCGTGGTTAGGTCAACGGATTTTCAAGCTAGGGCCTCTTTTTTGGAATGATAACCAATTATAAGGGTCCATTTGATTCATGAGATGATATAGGATTGGATTAATCATTCTGTGCcatcccgtgtttggttgcattttACACATAAGATGACACATCCCAATTAACTGAATTAATCCCCTATATATgggataaaataatcccatggaagAGGTGATATTAGTCATCTTGGAATGACTAAGAGATAGGATGATGAAATATTAGACTAACTTATCCTtacaaataatataaatttatactaTCATAATTATATAACCTTACCCTCACACGATAATGTAATATGAATAGACTAATTTGCCCCTACaaattaatttataatttttgactaatttgcctcTACCACTAACATAACAATGTTTAAACTAATTTGCTCTTGTGGATGATACAAATTCACACTGAATATTATATAATCATATTCTCACATAATAACATGATAATAAATGGATTAATTTGCCCctattaattatattaaaaagatttactaatttgcccctattcattgtttaaaatttttgacaaattCACCCTTATTAATTAATCtaaatttttgactaatttgcccctactTCATAATAAAAGGACTATATTATCGGTGGACTAAATTGCCCTTATaaatagggatggcaatgggggcgggtgcccgcgggcATCAGCCCCGCAgggggctctcggggcgggggttggggcaGGGGgtgggggggaattttttccccccgcttagaaacagggcggggggcgggggagtatacccccgccccatcccccgccccgccacccgcaaaacaaaaaaaaatatatataaatatatatataattatatataatatgtaagttaattagttataaacttatgataatgatattattagttagatgtattatataatgtagggtaaaaaacaaaaaaaccccctgtggtaagcctaatacacagaaaagccccttatggtttcaaaatatacaacatggcacctcatgctttgaactaaattgtaaaggtgacggaacccgttaaatttaacggaaatgacttattggaacctaaaaaaaaaaatttatacctaatttttatcaaatatacctattctaccccttaaccctcaattttctctatttagagaataaaacaaatgatttttttgaactgtcttttgcttaattatatcaatgcattttggtcatttcgtccatttccgttaagtttaacggattccgtcacctttacaatttagttcaaagcatgaggggtcgtgttgtatattttgaaaccatggggggcttttctgtgtattaggttaaccacagggggcttttttgttttttaccctataatgtatattagtttatgtaatataattgatattatcaattatatgaataactatacatgtctactaatagaatttattaattagttatactaaatttcactaatacatttatactaaattctaattacacttaatagaataacacttttttctcaaaaaaaagtacaaacacaataatgaattagtgattgcatttgtactaaaagtgaaaacttgactattttagttatatttatttcatcatattggattgtgttcaaataacttctgtttgattgattttatgagtttcaattgtaaaattacaatgaataataatttggtgatgtgttgatattttagtacttgattatttattaaaatttaattataataaaattatataataaaattttattaatcccgcgggggaagcggggcaaggCGGGGCGGTGGGGTGGGGCGGTGCGGGGGGAGTGCGGCAGGCGGGGGGACGCGGTGGGGACGGGGCGGAACTAAATAGGCAAACGGGGCGGGGGCATGggtgggggaggggtccccgttgccatccctacttACAAACCTTATTTTCTCAACCAAATTCTATAGAAACACATAACCTTATCAAATTGGGCTTTGAAATGAGGGCTTCAATAAGCTCCATCTCGGCCCAAcgaaaaattttctatattGGCTTGAGTTTGGTTgatttaagggataatttcagaaacctcaggggaggtttctgacaatttcactgagctcctCTAAGATTTGGAAAATTACACTTACTTtccttgatttgatagttttagaaacaaaatcttaaaataatattggcTTGGTCAgtttttaaatgaatacccaaaaataatgagttttaatttattttcctatgcaattataagattatttagtataattataagaaaaatgtgccaaaattttcatgtccatatctactatttgataaacaactataataataataatttattactatgatatgatacttttgatggtattttattatggatttagatttataagacagaaaaaaatgttg is a window encoding:
- the LOC113756547 gene encoding putative receptor-like protein kinase At3g47110; protein product: MFQLLNKFQNETDRLALLEFKNQIYDDPFGVLNSWNHSQHHCHWEGVTCSARHQRVIALILRHKQLSGTISPHVGNQSFMRFIQLAENQFHGEIPQEFGRLFRLRALNLSSNAISGKIPAKLNYCADMIAIDLTSNKLEGKIPIDQLSYLKKLENFYLHANNLTGEIPSSIGNLSSLTTLSLAFNNLEGNLPIEMGLLKRLSIFSAAENKLSGIIPASTFNSSAITVISVAANSFHGNLPTNIGLTLPNLEALGVGGNNFYGNFASSITNASGLEILDLPYNKFAGQIPTNLGDLTQLKLLNLGANFFGNNSTGDLDFIASLTNCSNLRILSLSANKLGGNVPKIMANLSNQLTELLVGGNQLSGTIPQGFGNFVNLIQLGLELNSFSGIIPRDFG